The genomic DNA CTCGCAATTGATCAGACGCTGAAACTGGAACATGTCCGGGTCGAGTTTGGGCGAATCGCACTTGTTCACAACCAGTAGCTTGGGAACTTCAATTTTGCGGAGTCGGTTCGCAACGGTTTTATCGAGCGGAGTAATTCCCTGTTGGCCATCGACCACGAATAAAATCAGGTCTGCTTCTGCAAGCGCGAAATCGATCTGGTGCTCAATATCTTCACTGAGATCGTCTGAATCAACAATTCCGATCCCTCCGGTGTCGACAAGTTCGAAGTATCGATCCTTGTAATGCATCAGATATTCAACACGATCCCGGGTCACGCCAGCAGTGGGGTCCACGACAGAGACGAACTTACCCGCCTGCCAGTTCATGATTGAACTCTTGCCCACATTCGGGCGACCAACAATTGCAACTTTCGGGATAGCCATGAGATTGATCGGGTGAGTGAGGCGTTTTAGCAGGGATCACTTCAATTCCAGAACAATACCGCGAAACCGCTGCCATTGCTCAGGTGAAGATCACTCATTCAGGGTTAGAGCATTTTCAATATTTGCCGGGCCTGTGAAGATCACTTTCATGACTTCATAGACTGCTCGCCACGAGGCAAAACGCATAGGCCAATATTGAATCGACTCTAGTGAGTGCAATGTCCTTTCTCCACATTTAGGGAGCAGACTACAGGAATCGTAAGCATCGAGCGGTTTTAAAGAAAGCGCCGCTGTGACCGCATGTGAAAAATGGGCAGATGTTGTGGTTTGATGACCGAAAATTGCTGAAATGAGACGACATCGTCCGATGGGTGGGGCTGATCCGGGCAGAATCAGCCCCGCTCTCCGTTCCACAAGCGAAACCTGGACATGAATTAAGGAACCAGTTTAAGAACAGTTCCCGGCTTCAAGCTTCTCGGATTTCGAGTTGTTTCTGGATTTGCTCGCCTCAATTGCTCCACTGCTCGGACTGTGCCGAAGAACTGGACCGCGATTCTCTCCAATGAATCTCCCGGCTGAACAACGTAGGTTCGGACCTCCCTTTGCTGTATTTGATGGGTCACTTCATCAGATCTTCGCTCGGAGAGAAACGGTGTGCGCCCCGGGTTGCGAAATTTCGGCAGATTCTCCGGCAGAACTTCTGCGGAGTTTTCCTCCTTCAGCACTTCCCCCTCTTTATTCTCGACGAGAACTTCTGTCTGCGAAGACTGGGGGGTGGAATCAGATCTCGGGATACGTAGCTCTTGGCCCAGACGCAGGTCATCAGGACTGTTCAATTGATCTTTGTTTGCCTCATAAATATCGAGATAGCGGCTGTAACTTCCAAAGGTTTTCATCGAGATTCCCGAAAGTGTATCTCCCGGTTGAACTCGATATGTCTGGACTCCAGCATGAGATTTCGGGTCCGGTTTGCGAGCAGGTGTTGGGACGATTTCTTTGACTTTGGGGCGATCGGGGTTTTCTGCTGGAAGGATCTCCGCGATTCCCGCATCGGGAGAAATGACGACTGCCTGCGAGTTTTGAGCGTTGTTTGTTTCGATTGCGATCGTTTCACTTTTACGGACGGAGGGCAAAACGTTTTTCTTCTGAGAAGGTTGGTTCAGTTGCGCCAACGATTTCTTTCCATCTCGTTGAGTCCCTTCCTCCCGCAGCGTACGGATTTGGACAAAGTCAGCATGTTGATGCTCGTCTTGCTGGGGATGTGAATCGCTGCGTGCTGAGGGCTGTACGAAACCACCACGCGGGAAGCAGAACGCGATCGCAAACCCTATTACGAGCATTCCTAATGCGAGTCCAAGTTTTGCATCACTTCGCATATCGTGTTGCTTTACCAGTGGCAGCTTAAATCTGTAGCAGTTGTCGCATCCACATCTCGAAGATTTTCATGCTATCTGTGCCCGTGATGTACACGTTTCTCTCATAAAATTGCTGTTCGACACGAGGCAGAACCTGAACACCTATTCGGAAGATGTCCTATCAATCAGATCGGCAGCGAGAGCGGTTCGGCTCAATGAACTGGAGAGACTTGAGACCGATTCTGCTATTTGGCCAAAGATTGTAACAATTACTCCGGTCTTACATGCGCATTCGTGCTTTCTCTCGAAAGCCAAATGCACCTGCCCCCATAAATTTAGATCAAATGTTACGATTGTGTCTTACAGAATTTTGCTGGCGGACTCGACACGCGGGTCTTTTCGAAAAACTTATTCGCAATCGGTCTCTTGAAGTTCAGGTTCTCTTTGCAAAGAGATGGTCAGGACTTTGAACGAGCAATTTCGCTGGCTTTGCGATATCCTTTTGTCGACAGGCAATACCATTTTTGCCCGATGCCAATTCAGGCGACCGTCGGGCAGGCTGCTCAGGAGTCTCTGAGAGCACTTGAAGAGGTCACGAACGAGTCTTCCATGAATAACGAATCTGCTCCATCTGTGAAGTCCAGTCCGATGAATCAGGTGGATGTCGATTGGCAGTTCATGGCGGAATCGATCACGCTCCGCATTCGCTGGTTTGGTTTGATCGTTGGCTATTTGCTGGTCAACGTTCTGTCACCAAACGAGAGTCGCCCCTATCTCAACGGAATCCTGAGTCTCGGGGCTGCCTATGCCTTGTTCGACCTGACATGGCACAGGAAAGGGAAGGTGTTTCTCAGTCGGGTGCCGATCTTCATCTCCCTGATGGAAGCAGTCTTCATTGGATTGCTCTGCTATTTCGATGATGGAACCGATAGTGCTTTTCGCTTCTACTATTTTCTCTCCCTGCTGATCTGCGCACTCACCTATTCGCCCTCGGTGACCTATTCGACATTTGCATTGCATGCGGTCAGCTATTCAACCTTGGCGTATATGTCGGAAATCACATCACGCCGCGAATATGAGTCGTTAATTCTGATGCTCATTTTCATGGGGTGGGTCACGTGGGCCGGGACTTCCATCGCGATTCTTTTACGCCGGACTGGTCGACGTTTAACGAACCTCAACCTCGAGTTGGAAGATCGCATCGCTCGCAGAACAGGAGAGTTACAGCAGTCGCAGGCAATGCTCATTCAACAGGAAAAGCTGGCAGCCTTCGGACTCCTCGCTGCGGGAATTGCTCACGAAGTGGGAAACCCGCTGACGGCAATTAGCTCGCTGGTCCAGATGATGAATCGAAAAAAGCATGATGAAAAAACGCACGAGCGACTTGGTCTGATTGATGAACAACTCGGCAGAATTCAGAGAACACTCCGCGAATTGATTGAGTTCTCACGACCTGGAACAAAAGTGTCGCAGAAGATCGACGTTCACGAGGTCGTGCGAAATGCACTCGACATTGCCAAGTATTATAAACGCAAGAAGGGGAAAACCATAAAAACGGAATTCCCTGAAAACCTTCCCACCATCACTGCCATCCGGGATCAAGTGCTACAAGTCTTTCTCAACCTGATCTTGAATGGATTGGATGCAACTGAGGAAGGGGGCACGATCGAAATCATCACGCGTGCGCAAAACGGGAAGGTTGAGATCGACTTTTGCGACAATGGTCACGGGATCGACACTGAAAGCCAACACCGGATTTTCGAACCTTACTACACAACTAAAAACAGCGGAACCGGGCTCGGTTTGTTTGTGTGTCGAAACATCGTCCGCTCCAGCAATGGTGAGCTATCACTCGTGCGATCTTCACGCAAATTCGGAACAGTCTTCCGGGTCACACTACCTGCCGACGAATAAAGCATTTCAATGCTTTTCATGCGATGAATCACTCATCTCATGGGAGAGCGTTCAGACAGCTTCATCATAATATAAGCAGGATGCCGCGATCAGGCTGACACTTCACGCAACTTCGAGAATGACCGAACTCGCTTGGCCGATCATTGTGAAGTTCACGCTCGCAAACAGCTTGTTATCGGTTGTCCTGGCCTGACCAGCCACAAGATCGATCCCCAGTGATTCATCCGGAGATGAGCTGTGAAGGGTTCCAGGGATTTTCCCTTCGCGAAGTGCCAGGATAGAACCTGCAATCTCCAGAAATCCGCTTCCAGCTCCGGAGTTCCCAAGTTGTCCTTTCAGGGACGTGATCGGAACGTTGACATCCTGAAGTAATGTTCGATAAGCCTTGGCTTCTTCAGCATCACCAATTGTCGTTCCTAACCCATGAGCATTGATATGCCCAAGATCGGCTACAGAAAGGCCCGCGCGTTTGAGCCCCGCAGAAATTGTGTTGACAACGGCCTGAGCCTGATCGGTTGTCCCATCTGCTCGGGCGACGCAAGACGATGCTCCACTGTGCAGTCTTGCATAAATCGTGGCTCCGCGAGCCTTGGCGTGCTCTTCTTCTTCAAGAAGCAAGCTTCCGGAACTTTCAGCAACGACTTGACCACTTCGATTTTTATCAAAGGGTTTGCAGCTAGCAGAAACATCATCTGCATCGTAACCAAGTTCGTCCCAGAGCCGTGAATGCAATGTCCGCATCGTGTGCAATCGCGTCCCGGTTCCTCCAACGACCATCATCTCTGCTGTTCCACGTTCAATGATGTTGAGAGCTTCTGTCATCGCAACACCAGGAGACGCTTCGTCCAAAGTGATGGAGTTATTCGGACCACGAGCATCGATGAAAATCCCGATATGACAGGCAGGCATGTTCGGCAGATACTTCAGCATCCAGAGAGGTTCCATCGCTTTGAGGCCATCCGCCCCCCAGCGATTCGAATCAAACTTCCCACTCTCTTCATCTACGCAACTCAGGCACGCTTCCGCAAGCGTAACAGGCGGATAGAACATCAGATTGGCGCCGAAGTCGACTCCGAGCCGTGAGTGATCAATTGCTTCGAGATCGAGCCCCGAATCTTCGAGTGCCAATAAGGCTGCAGCGGCGCCCATCTGGACTTCGCGGCACATGACCTTGATGCTTTTCTTTTGATCTTTGCTTTTGAAATACTGCTTCTTCAGAGACTTCTCATCAAAGTCTTTTACTTCACCGCCAACGCCATGAAATGCCACATGCCGCGAAGGGGATTCAACTTCGCCGATTCCAGAACGCCCTGAAAGCAGAGCTTCACCAAAGTCTGCACGACTATTTCCAATCGGGGAAATCATCCCGATGCCAGTCACGACCACACGTCGATTTCGATTAGTAGAACTCATTACAGAATGTGATCTCAAAAAAAATGCCAAACCCCACCATCACAGTCAACGACATTATCGGGACCATGAAACAAATAGACTCAGATTGATGCGTGACCAATCCATCTCAAATCGACGAAAACATGTCACTCCAGAATCATCGACAGATTTTTCAAGCGCATCAATAGAAACGTCCCGCCATCGAATTGCTGGCCTGAAGATTCTACTCCAACCAGCAAAATCGACACAACCAGTACAACCTGAACCGAGACCTCAAAGCCTGTCATCGACAAGAGTGTTACTTACCGCCACCTTCACGAAGTCGCGGGTCTGTTGCCTCTTGCAGACCTTCTCCGATGAGATTGTACGCAAGGACGGTAAAGAAAATCGATAGTCCCGGAAAAAGAATCAACCACCAGTTCTGGTAGTTTGATTGCCCCAGACGTAAGAGCTTCCCCCAGCTAGGGTTGGGTGGAGGCGCCCCGAATCCGAGATAACTGAGTCCAGATTCGATCAAGATCGCCGCAGCGATCCCAAATGTGATCGGAACCAAGACCGGAGCAAGGGCATTTGGAAGCAAATATTTGTACATAATCCGGGTGTTCGGAACCCCCAGAACTCTGGCAGCTGCGACGTATTCCATCTGCTTGAGCTTCAAAAACTCTGCACGGGTCAGCCTCGCAATCCCGGTCCAGCCAGTCATTCCGATGACTGCCATCATTTGCCAGATATTCGGGCTTTCAATGACTGCAATGAGGGCCAGAATCAGCACGAGTGCCGGAATACACATTACGACTTCAATAATTCGGCTGATGACCGTATCGACCCAACCTCCGAAAAAACCGGCAAGTGCTCCCAGGGTAATCCCGATCGCTGAGGCGATTCCCATCGAGACAAATCCGACCAGCAATGCGGTCCGTGTCCCGTGGACCATCTGAGCAAAGACATCAACGCCTCGCGTGTCGGTTCCAAAGAAATTGAGGGACGACGGCTCGCCAGCCTGCGGATTTGCGGGGCGACCAGGCCATTCATCTTCTTCGACTTGTCGAGTCGGATCGTTAAAATTGAGTGGCCAAATGGCCCAGCTTTCAGGGTCTTTTTCTTTGAGCGTGTTGGGGTAACGCTTCTGAAAATGATCTTTGGTAAAGACGGCTTCCCAGCTCGGGCTGAAGTATCCCATCGCAGGGAAATAGAGATTCCCTTTGTACTTCGCGATGATCGGTTTCGTTCCGACGATTGCGGGCGAGAAAAATGCAACCAGTGCGAGAAAGAGCACGAACGCGAGTGCCGTCATAGCCAACTTGCGTTGACGAAACTGCCCCCAGGCTTCCTTCCAGAATCCCGGAGATTTCTTCAACATTGTAATTTCAATAGTTGTTTCAGGTTGAGAATTCATGACTGGCTGTCCAATCGAATTCTTGGATCGACGATGGCATAAAGTACATCAGCCAGCAGCTGAGCAGCCAACGTGAGAACTGCAAACATGAGGGTCAGTCCCATCACGGTCGGATAATCTCGGTCGTTAATTGACAAGAAGAACTGTCGTCCAATCCCGGGCCAGGTGAAGATCTGTTCGATGATCACAGATCCACTCAAAAGTGAGGGAAGCGTCAGCCCCAAGAGAGTGACGAGTGGAATGAGTGTATTTCGAAATGCGTGGTGCCACAAAACCTTCACGTTACCCAGTCCTTTCGAGCGGGCTGTCCGGATGTAATCTTGCCGCAGCACTTCCTGCAGATTTGCTCGAACAAATCGAGAGTAATAAGCGAGACTGCCATAGGTGTAGACCGTCACAGGCAGGAACGCGTGCCAAGCTAAGTCTTTCACCTTTTCGAATGTTGAAAGCGATTCGTAATTATCGCTCACCATTCCAAACAACGGAAAGATCTCATACTCGACAGACAGGTACAGCTGAAGAAATAGAGCCGCAACAAAACTGGGGAATGAGTACAGCATATATAAAACCGTACTGATCACCCTTTCGTCGGTTTGTCCATTTCGGGCAGCTGAATAAATTCCGATCGGAATCGACAGGATGAATGTCAGCAACAGGGAAGGAACGGAGAGCAGTAAGGTCGGACCGATCCGCTCTCCGATCATGTCTGCGACCGGTTTTTTATGAGAGAACGAGCGACCAAGATCACCCTGCAGGACGTTGCCGACCCACAGGACGTACGCTTCCGGCCACGGCTTATCTAGACCGTATGCCGCAGCGAGTTCCTGGAGCCGTTGCTCGGACATTTGCTTGGTCGGATCTTGCTCTGCCATATCCACAGTGAGTGGAGTCCCAGGCATACTGCGAATGAGCCCATAAATCACAAACGTGATTAATAAAAGCGTAAAGGCTCCAATCGCGATCCGTCTCACGATGTAACTTAACATGTCACAGTTTCCACATACTCGAATCAATCCATTTCATCTTGAAAAGCACGTTGCGTTATTGCTCCGTGTAGATGGAATCAAATCCGGGGCTGTAACTGTAGGGACCGCGTGGACTGAATTCGTACCCGCGCAGATCCTTGCTGAATCCATAGAATGCTGACCGATAGTACAACCATGTGTACGGCTGCGCTTCCCAAAGGATGTCGTCGATCTTCCGGTAATACGTTGCACGCTTGTCGCGCTCTAATTCAAATTTCGCTTTGGCGAATAACTCGTCAACCTCTTTGTTTGAGTATCTGACGTAGTTTCGTTGCTCGCCTGTTTTCCAGAGGTTTTCCGTCGAGTATGGATCTGCTCCTGTTCCCCACCCGGCAAACTGAGCCTGAAACTTTCCTTCTCGAGCCCTCTCCTGCATGACAGTGAATTCGGTTGGCTGCACAGTGCAAGAAACACCAATTCGACCAAGACTTTCTTTGAGGGAGGTACAGATGTCGATCCTCAATTGTTGTGTCGAACACATGATTGAAAACTCGAATTTGATTTTCTTGCCGTTGATTTCCTTCTCGCGAATTCCGTCGCCGTCGTTATCGATCCAGCCTGCTTCATCGAGGAGTTGTGCAGCTTTCTCAAGATCTTGTTTATATGGCGTTCGCGGTTTGACCGGACCCGCCCACGAATCTTTGTGATACTCACTCGTCGACTGAGGATACAAGCCGTAGCAAAGGGTGTTGAGAATGTAGTCATAATCAACGGAATACGACATTGCTTTTCGGACTCGCTTATCCTTGAAGAAGGGTGTTTGCATATTCCACCCCAGGTAGTAATAGACCCACTGCTCGCCGCGGGCTTTCGTATTCAAATTATAGAAATCATCATCTGTGGTCTGGTCAGTCCACTGCTCAGGCTGAAGCTCCATCTCTTCGATCTTGCCCCCTTTGAGAGCCAACAGAGCGGTGTTGGAATCTTCGATGACTCTGAAGCGAATCGTTTTGAAATGAGGCTTGCTTCGCACCTGTTTGCCTTTGTACATGTACCAGTCTTCGCGTCGTTCAAGAACGATTTCTCGTCCCTTCAGGCGTTTCACCATTTTGTAAGGACCGCCACAAACCGGGTTCTCTTCATATTTCTGGTGATACTCTGAATCTGCCAGTGTCGGGTCTTCATCGATCGATTTTTCGTAGATGTGTTTTGGGACCACAGGGAAGTTAAGATTCCAGACATTGGTCGCCAGCGGGTCTTTGTGGAAATAAACCAGCGTATGGTCGTCGTACGCTTCGACCCAGCGAATCGTTTCCATCCCTGTCCGAACGGCTGGAATCGGAATCTTTGGGTTCATGATCATCTTGAAAGAGAACTCGACATCATGGGCTGTGATTGGAGTCCCGTCTGACCAGACGAGGTCATCACGAATGACAACTTTGTCATACAATTTATCTTCGCTCGTTTGCCAAGAGACAACGACTTCACTTGGCGCAAATGGATCCATGACTCTGTCGATACCAAACAGTCCAAAGCCGGTCAGGCCAGTCACCCAGAATTCGTAAGTCGAACTGCCCATCACAGGGTTTGATGATTTGATGTCGGCTGGAAGCAATCGATTGATTTCGGCATCGTAGTCAATGACGCTATCGGACTTTGGCAACTGTCCCATGGCGCTGAGAATCTTCTCATTCGTCTCGTTCGAGACATTCTTGAGTTTCAGCGCTTCCTCGACTGTTGCTAAAGGTTTTTCCTTCGCCTGCTCCTCAAGCGTTTTCTCCATCGCACTGTAGACAGGACGATCTTCCCACTTCACTTTCGCGTCCAACTCTTCCAAAGCTGGGGCGTCGAAGGGTTCAAGAAGAACTTCTTCTTCTGTGGATTCCCCACTTCCTCCTGTACCAGGATAGTCGGGTTTCGAGGGGCACCCCGAACACAGAATCACTAATGAAAAGAAAAGTGTCAAAAAGAGAGAGGAACTCGATACGCGGGTCCGCATTGGGAAGGCATCCTTTGCAACTGGTCTTCAATCCGTTTCCGCTGTTGAATTCTTCGCCGAATCCAAAAACAGCAGGCTATTCCGAGGTCAGTATGATGGATATTGGCAAACAGGGCGAGTTGCGACAAGAGCGAAAGGTGTTTCAGGCAAAATGAGCCATAAAATTTTTGAGCAATCTCAGAGCTTTTCTGGCCCTGCCCGGGGCTGAAGAAGAAGCAGAGGAAAAGGCGGATTCTCAACTCTTACAGAATTCTTACATTCGTTTTACGAGTTCCTGACCACTCACTTTCAGTTTTTGCATCTAATAACTGTCATGAACGCTCCGTTCATTTTTCGCGATCCGGAAGCCTTACGTCGTCAATCTTTCCTATACTCCGGGGAGTCGACACCAGATTTCGGGATCTGCTTGAAAACGTTCTCTTGAGAAGGAATCGAACGATGAAGATGAATTTCAAAGCAATGATGGTCACAGGCCTGGCAGTCGCCTTGATGCACGCCGGGACGACTCACGCGGAACAGGTCACGTTAGACGTCTCTCCGGCTTACACTGTTCTCAAGTCAGGAAAGAAACAGACGACGTGGATTCGCGTCGGCGTGACAGGCTTCGAGATGAAAGCCGACAAAGAGCGGGCTCCGGTCAATGTCGCCATTGTTCTCGACAAGTCTGGATCAATGAGTGGTGAGAAGATTGCAAAAGCCCGTGAGGCAGCCATGGGAGCGATTGACCGCCTTGGCCCAAACGACATTGTGACCGTGGTCACCTACGACACGACCGTCAATGTTTTGGTTCCAGCAACGAAGCTGACAGACAAAGCGTACGTCAAAGCAGCCATCGCCGGTGTTAACTCAGGTGGTGGGACGGCGTTGTTTGCAGGTGTCAGCAAAGGGGCTGCGGAGATTCGAAAGTTCCTCGAGAAAGAACGAGTTAACAGAATCATCCTGCTTTCTGATGGACTGGCAAACGAAGGACCGAGTTCACCAAGCGAACTGGGAGCCTTGGGAGCCTCATTAAAAAAAGAAGGCATTTCGGTTTCCACACTCGGTTTAGGACTCGACTACAACGAAGACCTGATGGCTCAACTGGCGAGTAAGAGTGGTGGAAATCATGAATTCATTGAACGTGCTACAGAGCTCGCAGACATCTTTAATCGCGAATTCGATGACGTCACTTCGGTTGTCGCACAAGAAGTGAGCATCAAAATTGTGGTCCCCGAAGGAGTTCGGCCAGTTCGTGTCTTGGGCAATGATGCCGAGATCGCTGGTCAGAACATCCAGCTCCTGTTCAATCAGCTCTATAGCAAGCAAAACCGCCATGTCGTTCTGGAAGTTGAAGTCCCTCCATCAGAAAATGGTCAAAAATTGTCGCTCGCGAAAATTTCAGCGAACTACCACAACATGCAAAGTGGTAAGACGGACAGTTTGAGCGGTGCGGCATCTGTGAAGTTCAGCGACAAGGACAAACTTGTTGAAAAATCGCTGGACAAGAAAGTCATGGAAGATGTTGTTGTCTTCGTTGCAAATGAGCAAAACCGACTGGCGACAGATTTCCTTGATGCAGGCGATCTCTTTAAGTGTGCCCGGACGCTTGAAGAGAGCAATATTTTCCTGAAAGAGAACGCCCAAAAACTCGGAAGAAGCGCGAAGCTCGAAGCGATTATCATCTCGAACGGTGCTCAGGTTCAGGCACTCAAAAATCGAGATGTGAACCGTGCTCGAAAAGACATGCGGTACCTCCAGAATTCCATTGACCTCAACACATCCGAGATTTCATCGAAGTTGCAAGTTCAGGAGCCAGTCCAATCACCCGCTCCACCGACTCCAAGAAATCCTTAAGTCGCGTAGAACATTTTTGGAGATGGTGTACGCGTTCCGTCTCGTGAGAACAAGCTATTCGTCAAATGAAAGAAGATTCTCGCTAAGACAGGGACTAAGTAAGTGTTCGAAAGAGACGAAAATTCGAACCATTGAAGCCTCATATTCAACCGCTTCAAATAAGTTCGTAGCCACGCCACTACGGATCGAGACACTTTTCCGAGAATCAATTTCTTGATCACTCCATTATCCTGAGAACCGACAGACTTGTTCAGGGCAAGGCAATGCCTTGAACAAGTTTTTTTCTGACAGCCTGCTCAGGCCGCACATAAGTTCTCCGTATTTCTTCGTTCATCAGGAACAGCTTGGTACACTTTTGAATGTGAATCGTTCGTCCAAATTTCTACTGGCGCTCCTCGTACTTCTCCCGCTTGGACTTTTCGCGTGGGGAGGAGTTCGTCTCGCTGCGCACGAACGTGAACGTGTGCAGGCGAACATTCAACAACTGCTGACGAATCAACTCGCCGAGATCGACCGTTCGATCGCTGGACAGTTTGATGCGTTCGCTGCCGATTTACAGCAGTTGACCGCTATCGATGAATACGACGCCGATCAACTCCGCGACATCGCCCGCAACGATGCTCGTGTATTTCAAATGTTTGTGATCAACCCGGATGATGCTCTGATCTATCCATCTCCGCTTGGGCCAGTGACTGCTGTCGAAAGGGACTTCCTTCTGAAAGCGTCCGACCTCATCAACGATCGACAAATTCAACGTTCCCAGCGCACAAGTCGAGCCCCCAATCGTGACGCAAACGACAAAGGGTCTTACCAGAAATTGAGCAAAAAACAGAAAGGCGTCAGTCAGACCGAGACGCAAAATTCCGGAGACTGGTTTGTCTGGTACTGGGGGCCGGGAATCAATTTAATCTACTGGCAAAGAAGGCCTAATAATCACATCGTGGGAGTGGCCGTTGATCGATCCCGCTGGATCGCTGATGTCATTGCCAAACTTCCGGACACACCTGTCCCGGTCATCGATTCGAAGTCAACTTTGTCTCGGCATCAAATTGTTGAATCTGGCCGTGAAGTGATTTACAAATGGGGAGCGTACTCACCGGCTCTCGAAGAGTTGCCTGCTGCCGAGTATCGCCTCGCAGCCCCGCTCTCTGCATGGCAACTTCAAACCTATGTTCCTTTGAATCTCATGACAGCCGGGCAAAGTGGGACATTCAACTTAATGGCTGGTCTCGTATTAAGCGGGTTCGCCTTGATAGGGTTGGCCTACGCAATTGATCGACAATACGGCCACGAATTACGGGAAGCGGCTCGTCGTGTCAGTTTCGTCAATCAGGTTTCGCACGAATTACGCACACCATTGACCAACATTCGGATGTATGCGGAACTCCTGGAGCATGACTTTGATTCTCTGGAGCCGGACACATCGCATTCGCGCAGCCGACTCAACGTGATCCTCTCAGAATCGCAACGACTGACACGGCTGATCGGAAACGTCCTCACGTTCGCTCGGCAGGAAAAACAGACCTTGCAAGTCTGCCGAAACCAGGTCGTAGCCGATGACATCATCCAGAATGTTGTCGATAGTTTTCGACCTTCTTTAGAACAAAAACAGATCGCAGTTGAGCTCGACTTACAGAGTTCGCACCCGGTTTCTCTCGACGCCGATATTCTTGAACAGATCCTTGGAAACCTGATCAGCAATGTCGAGAAATACGCTGCGGATGGGAACTGGATGAAAATTCGCAGCTCTCAATCAGAAACAGAAGTAACCATCAGCGTGACCGATCGTGGGCCGGGAATTGCGCCTTCACATTGCGACCAGATTTTTGAACCGTTCTGGCGAGCATCGAACGATCTCAGCCAGTCGGCTGGGACCGGAATCGGACTCACGATTGTGAGGTCTCTCGCGCGATTACATGGTGGAGATGTCCATATGAATTCG from Thalassoglobus polymorphus includes the following:
- a CDS encoding sensor histidine kinase, translating into MPIQATVGQAAQESLRALEEVTNESSMNNESAPSVKSSPMNQVDVDWQFMAESITLRIRWFGLIVGYLLVNVLSPNESRPYLNGILSLGAAYALFDLTWHRKGKVFLSRVPIFISLMEAVFIGLLCYFDDGTDSAFRFYYFLSLLICALTYSPSVTYSTFALHAVSYSTLAYMSEITSRREYESLILMLIFMGWVTWAGTSIAILLRRTGRRLTNLNLELEDRIARRTGELQQSQAMLIQQEKLAAFGLLAAGIAHEVGNPLTAISSLVQMMNRKKHDEKTHERLGLIDEQLGRIQRTLRELIEFSRPGTKVSQKIDVHEVVRNALDIAKYYKRKKGKTIKTEFPENLPTITAIRDQVLQVFLNLILNGLDATEEGGTIEIITRAQNGKVEIDFCDNGHGIDTESQHRIFEPYYTTKNSGTGLGLFVCRNIVRSSNGELSLVRSSRKFGTVFRVTLPADE
- a CDS encoding ABC transporter permease produces the protein MLSYIVRRIAIGAFTLLLITFVIYGLIRSMPGTPLTVDMAEQDPTKQMSEQRLQELAAAYGLDKPWPEAYVLWVGNVLQGDLGRSFSHKKPVADMIGERIGPTLLLSVPSLLLTFILSIPIGIYSAARNGQTDERVISTVLYMLYSFPSFVAALFLQLYLSVEYEIFPLFGMVSDNYESLSTFEKVKDLAWHAFLPVTVYTYGSLAYYSRFVRANLQEVLRQDYIRTARSKGLGNVKVLWHHAFRNTLIPLVTLLGLTLPSLLSGSVIIEQIFTWPGIGRQFFLSINDRDYPTVMGLTLMFAVLTLAAQLLADVLYAIVDPRIRLDSQS
- a CDS encoding ABC transporter permease translates to MLKKSPGFWKEAWGQFRQRKLAMTALAFVLFLALVAFFSPAIVGTKPIIAKYKGNLYFPAMGYFSPSWEAVFTKDHFQKRYPNTLKEKDPESWAIWPLNFNDPTRQVEEDEWPGRPANPQAGEPSSLNFFGTDTRGVDVFAQMVHGTRTALLVGFVSMGIASAIGITLGALAGFFGGWVDTVISRIIEVVMCIPALVLILALIAVIESPNIWQMMAVIGMTGWTGIARLTRAEFLKLKQMEYVAAARVLGVPNTRIMYKYLLPNALAPVLVPITFGIAAAILIESGLSYLGFGAPPPNPSWGKLLRLGQSNYQNWWLILFPGLSIFFTVLAYNLIGEGLQEATDPRLREGGGK
- a CDS encoding ABC transporter substrate-binding protein, which codes for MRTRVSSSSLFLTLFFSLVILCSGCPSKPDYPGTGGSGESTEEEVLLEPFDAPALEELDAKVKWEDRPVYSAMEKTLEEQAKEKPLATVEEALKLKNVSNETNEKILSAMGQLPKSDSVIDYDAEINRLLPADIKSSNPVMGSSTYEFWVTGLTGFGLFGIDRVMDPFAPSEVVVSWQTSEDKLYDKVVIRDDLVWSDGTPITAHDVEFSFKMIMNPKIPIPAVRTGMETIRWVEAYDDHTLVYFHKDPLATNVWNLNFPVVPKHIYEKSIDEDPTLADSEYHQKYEENPVCGGPYKMVKRLKGREIVLERREDWYMYKGKQVRSKPHFKTIRFRVIEDSNTALLALKGGKIEEMELQPEQWTDQTTDDDFYNLNTKARGEQWVYYYLGWNMQTPFFKDKRVRKAMSYSVDYDYILNTLCYGLYPQSTSEYHKDSWAGPVKPRTPYKQDLEKAAQLLDEAGWIDNDGDGIREKEINGKKIKFEFSIMCSTQQLRIDICTSLKESLGRIGVSCTVQPTEFTVMQERAREGKFQAQFAGWGTGADPYSTENLWKTGEQRNYVRYSNKEVDELFAKAKFELERDKRATYYRKIDDILWEAQPYTWLYYRSAFYGFSKDLRGYEFSPRGPYSYSPGFDSIYTEQ
- a CDS encoding beta-ketoacyl-[acyl-carrier-protein] synthase family protein, whose translation is MSSTNRNRRVVVTGIGMISPIGNSRADFGEALLSGRSGIGEVESPSRHVAFHGVGGEVKDFDEKSLKKQYFKSKDQKKSIKVMCREVQMGAAAALLALEDSGLDLEAIDHSRLGVDFGANLMFYPPVTLAEACLSCVDEESGKFDSNRWGADGLKAMEPLWMLKYLPNMPACHIGIFIDARGPNNSITLDEASPGVAMTEALNIIERGTAEMMVVGGTGTRLHTMRTLHSRLWDELGYDADDVSASCKPFDKNRSGQVVAESSGSLLLEEEEHAKARGATIYARLHSGASSCVARADGTTDQAQAVVNTISAGLKRAGLSVADLGHINAHGLGTTIGDAEEAKAYRTLLQDVNVPITSLKGQLGNSGAGSGFLEIAGSILALREGKIPGTLHSSSPDESLGIDLVAGQARTTDNKLFASVNFTMIGQASSVILEVA
- a CDS encoding LysM peptidoglycan-binding domain-containing protein, producing the protein MRSDAKLGLALGMLVIGFAIAFCFPRGGFVQPSARSDSHPQQDEHQHADFVQIRTLREEGTQRDGKKSLAQLNQPSQKKNVLPSVRKSETIAIETNNAQNSQAVVISPDAGIAEILPAENPDRPKVKEIVPTPARKPDPKSHAGVQTYRVQPGDTLSGISMKTFGSYSRYLDIYEANKDQLNSPDDLRLGQELRIPRSDSTPQSSQTEVLVENKEGEVLKEENSAEVLPENLPKFRNPGRTPFLSERRSDEVTHQIQQREVRTYVVQPGDSLERIAVQFFGTVRAVEQLRRANPETTRNPRSLKPGTVLKLVP